A stretch of the Sphingobacterium thalpophilum genome encodes the following:
- the ureB gene encoding urease subunit beta: MMIPGEFFIADGHVICNEGREVTTITVTNTGDRPIQVGSHFHFFEVNRMMEFDRAKAFGKRLNIIASTAVRFEPGESKEVELVPYAGAKRIYGHNDLVNGDTETEVAKENALKKVKEKGFKNKVS; the protein is encoded by the coding sequence ATGATGATTCCAGGAGAATTTTTTATAGCAGATGGTCATGTTATCTGCAACGAAGGCAGAGAAGTGACAACGATCACTGTGACGAATACAGGCGATAGACCTATCCAGGTAGGATCGCATTTTCACTTCTTTGAAGTGAACAGAATGATGGAGTTTGACCGGGCGAAAGCTTTCGGAAAACGTCTCAATATTATTGCCAGTACAGCTGTGCGTTTTGAACCGGGAGAATCCAAAGAGGTAGAGCTGGTGCCTTATGCGGGAGCGAAACGGATATATGGTCATAATGACTTGGTTAACGGCGATACCGAGACTGAAGTAGCGAAAGAGAATGCATTAAAAAAAGTGAAGGAAAAAGGCTTTAAAAATAAAGTGTCATGA
- the ureA gene encoding urease subunit gamma, protein MHLLPRETEKLLLHLAGELAKKRKARGLKLNYPESIALISSELLEAARDGRTVAELMQFGATLLTREDVMEGVPEMIHDVQIEATFPDGTKLVTVHNPIR, encoded by the coding sequence ATGCATTTATTACCTAGAGAGACAGAGAAGCTATTGCTTCATCTTGCAGGCGAACTAGCGAAAAAACGTAAAGCTAGAGGACTTAAATTAAATTATCCGGAGTCTATTGCTTTGATCAGCAGTGAGCTGCTGGAAGCTGCCCGCGATGGACGTACCGTGGCCGAATTGATGCAATTTGGCGCCACACTGTTGACGCGTGAGGACGTCATGGAGGGTGTACCTGAAATGATTCACGATGTGCAGATCGAGGCAACCTTCCCCGACGGCACAAAACTGGTGACTGTTCATAACCCGATTCGATAA
- a CDS encoding TonB-dependent receptor, whose protein sequence is MNNSMKALAFALMTTVAPIGVYAQQGTAIFGKIQDKNGVPIPGVTITLANHGQQTTTDADGEFRLIAAVGFPLQLQVAALGYKSQLVSLEQISWNVKKGLRLTLEEDDRTLDEVLVTGRRNNSYLTNNMELGGKFAGKLKDLPQSVAVLSKEFIEDKQAFTTGALIQDLAGVTEASSYDDVIIRGFKSGYETGIRLVNGLRSGYSYGNSYYNAPLTLNLENIEVLKGPGASLFGDVVPGGTINMTTKKPLEQFKGAVTFAGGSFETMRTTVDLGGPLDSARRILYRFNWGYEDTRTFRDVNRQKRIMIAPSFTFKPRVGTTVDVDVVYNQFNGYLDRGMGIKENNFYALPRSFTLSQPSDFYNSKTFSLSGRLTQKLTEDLSLNLSYMKSIYQEDVNEHRTLNTFADAPHNTIMNMRFFDRHGRDYTDNVVGYVKWDLSGNKMDHHIVAGIDFAQYRGDKENQLREARQQNIDGKVVPLTFDLNHPMYTTHDLTNYVWRTQVAYPFLSPYKTTGKYIQDQISFSDQLKLVLGIRHEHYSSETIDGQNRFHATQNALLPRLGVTYGINRQVNYFASYSQGFVPVGANFIQNYKDYGADKPFEAERSFQIETGLKTGFFKEQLQMDLSFFHIERRNMLIATGTINDSGLPEYRQSGNALSRGVELDIRGQLTPEFQVMANYTYNDTEVKSSSVASEVGQTLPGAPKNMSSAWLKYVFSQKTLKGLGFGVGVYYVDQRRMDNSIGKDNAGNALWGQWPSYTTVNTAAYYHLGAMKIAINLNNLFDKYYFLGGFDYTRAFAGAPRNIMVSLGYSF, encoded by the coding sequence ATGAATAATTCAATGAAGGCGCTTGCTTTCGCATTAATGACAACTGTTGCTCCTATCGGGGTGTATGCGCAGCAAGGCACTGCAATATTTGGTAAAATACAGGATAAAAATGGCGTGCCCATTCCAGGGGTTACCATAACACTGGCCAATCATGGACAGCAAACGACTACAGATGCCGATGGCGAATTTCGTTTGATCGCTGCCGTAGGATTTCCCCTGCAGTTACAGGTTGCCGCACTGGGCTATAAATCACAGCTCGTTAGTCTGGAGCAAATCAGCTGGAATGTTAAAAAAGGTCTGCGGCTGACGCTCGAAGAAGATGACAGGACGCTTGACGAAGTGCTGGTAACTGGTCGCCGCAATAATTCTTATTTGACGAACAATATGGAATTGGGGGGGAAGTTCGCCGGAAAATTGAAAGACCTTCCACAATCTGTCGCTGTACTGAGCAAGGAATTTATTGAGGATAAACAGGCCTTTACAACAGGCGCATTGATTCAGGATCTGGCCGGAGTAACGGAAGCTTCGTCATATGACGATGTGATCATCCGCGGTTTTAAAAGTGGTTATGAAACGGGCATACGTTTAGTGAACGGCCTTCGCTCGGGCTATAGTTATGGCAATAGTTATTATAATGCGCCATTGACTCTTAATCTCGAAAATATCGAAGTCCTTAAAGGACCAGGAGCCTCATTATTTGGTGATGTGGTGCCGGGCGGGACAATCAATATGACGACCAAGAAACCCTTGGAGCAGTTTAAAGGTGCTGTAACCTTTGCCGGTGGAAGTTTCGAAACCATGCGTACCACCGTGGATCTGGGTGGTCCGCTGGATAGTGCACGGCGAATTCTTTACCGGTTCAATTGGGGCTATGAAGATACAAGGACTTTTCGCGATGTCAATCGCCAAAAACGCATCATGATCGCGCCCTCATTTACCTTTAAGCCCAGGGTGGGAACTACTGTGGATGTGGATGTCGTCTACAATCAATTCAATGGTTATCTGGACCGCGGCATGGGAATCAAAGAAAATAATTTCTATGCGCTTCCACGTTCATTTACATTGAGTCAGCCTTCTGATTTCTACAATTCGAAAACCTTTTCACTAAGTGGGCGTCTTACTCAAAAGCTAACAGAAGACCTTAGCCTGAACCTCAGTTATATGAAGTCCATTTATCAGGAAGACGTCAATGAGCACCGGACCTTAAATACTTTCGCGGATGCTCCGCACAATACCATAATGAATATGCGGTTTTTTGACCGTCATGGACGGGATTATACGGATAATGTGGTTGGTTATGTGAAGTGGGATCTGTCTGGAAACAAAATGGACCATCATATCGTTGCCGGGATAGATTTCGCACAATACCGCGGTGATAAAGAAAATCAGCTGCGCGAGGCACGACAGCAGAACATAGATGGGAAGGTGGTCCCGTTGACGTTTGATCTCAACCATCCCATGTATACCACGCATGATTTGACCAATTACGTGTGGCGTACGCAGGTGGCATATCCGTTTTTGAGTCCATATAAGACGACAGGTAAATATATACAAGATCAGATTAGTTTTTCAGATCAGCTGAAATTGGTCCTTGGCATACGGCATGAACACTATTCTTCCGAAACCATTGATGGGCAAAATCGGTTCCATGCGACCCAGAATGCTTTATTGCCACGTCTTGGAGTCACCTACGGAATAAATAGACAGGTTAATTATTTTGCGAGTTACTCGCAAGGTTTTGTACCGGTGGGAGCCAACTTTATTCAGAATTATAAGGACTATGGTGCGGATAAACCATTTGAGGCCGAACGTAGTTTCCAGATCGAAACTGGGTTGAAAACAGGCTTTTTTAAAGAGCAGTTACAAATGGACCTTTCCTTTTTTCATATTGAACGTCGAAATATGCTTATTGCTACGGGTACAATCAACGATTCTGGTCTGCCTGAATATCGGCAGTCAGGCAATGCCCTTTCGCGAGGTGTTGAGCTGGATATTCGTGGGCAGCTGACGCCTGAGTTTCAGGTAATGGCCAATTATACATATAACGATACGGAAGTGAAATCTTCATCTGTCGCATCTGAAGTGGGGCAGACCTTGCCTGGAGCTCCCAAAAATATGTCGAGTGCCTGGCTGAAGTATGTCTTTTCGCAAAAAACTTTAAAAGGGCTTGGCTTTGGTGTGGGAGTCTATTATGTGGACCAAAGGCGCATGGATAATAGCATTGGGAAAGACAATGCAGGAAATGCGCTATGGGGGCAGTGGCCTTCTTATACAACGGTCAATACCGCCGCCTACTATCATTTAGGTGCAATGAAGATCGCAATAAACCTTAATAACCTGTTTGATAAGTATTACTTTCTTGGGGGATTTGATTACACGCGGGCTTTTGCTGGGGCACCTAGGAATATCATGGTTTCCCTCGGTTATTCCTTTTAA